The following proteins are encoded in a genomic region of Pseudoxanthomonas suwonensis 11-1:
- a CDS encoding TetR/AcrR family transcriptional regulator C-terminal domain-containing protein, which translates to MAIQREQIIETAFRLLDEEGLDGMTLRKLASGLGVRAPSLYWHFSGKRALLDAMADALLADVARNIPPASPWRQTLHRIGRELRQAFKSRRDGARVYAGTYAVSPNVLRTAEAMTSAFARAGADPALAASASLHVMYYVLGFVIEEQALPADPAELDALGNAFLAAVRAGHPALWQARDTLLERDFDDRFAQGLELLLDGIGQRLAREAERAP; encoded by the coding sequence GTGGCCATCCAGCGCGAACAGATCATCGAAACCGCGTTCCGCCTGCTGGACGAGGAGGGGCTGGACGGGATGACCCTGCGCAAGCTGGCCAGTGGGCTGGGCGTGCGGGCGCCGTCGCTGTACTGGCACTTCAGCGGCAAGCGCGCCTTGCTGGACGCGATGGCCGATGCGCTGCTGGCCGACGTGGCCCGCAACATTCCACCGGCCAGCCCGTGGCGGCAGACCCTGCACCGGATCGGCCGGGAACTGCGCCAGGCGTTCAAATCCCGGCGTGATGGCGCGCGCGTGTATGCCGGCACCTACGCTGTCAGCCCCAACGTGCTGCGCACCGCCGAGGCGATGACCAGTGCGTTCGCCCGTGCCGGCGCCGACCCGGCCCTGGCCGCCAGCGCCAGCCTGCACGTCATGTACTACGTGCTCGGTTTCGTGATCGAGGAGCAGGCCCTGCCGGCCGATCCCGCAGAACTCGACGCGCTCGGCAACGCCTTCCTCGCAGCCGTGCGCGCGGGCCATCCTGCGCTCTGGCAGGCGCGCGACACGCTGCTGGAGCGGGACTTCGATGATCGCTTCGCGCAGGGCCTGGAACTGCTGCTGGACGGCATCGGCCAGCGCCTGGCGCGCGAGGCGGAGCGCGCGCCATGA
- a CDS encoding efflux RND transporter periplasmic adaptor subunit: MQASILRWPLLAMASLSLLAACGGKEEAEEGAQPPAVTVAAPRLQQVARSVRVSGPVAAYEEMQLGVELNGLRVTALNVDVGQQVRAGQVLLTLDHRSLDSDLAQARASLQQAEASLALAQANYRRADVLAAQQLVSAAQLDELRAARLQAEAQVATARAGRDAAQLRRDYAELRAPSDGIVSRRLVQPGQVVAAGTELLRLIRDGRLEWRAELPEQQLALVEVGNPVELDYQGGTVTGVVRAVSPGVDAQARTGTLYADLPEPGPLKAGVYLEGRITTGRGQALMLPSEAVVQRDGHSYVFVLGEDNAVQRLRVATGMSEGGRIEIVEGLEPGQQVVVKGAGFLGEGDRVRVVAAAEADAP, translated from the coding sequence ATGCAAGCAAGCATCCTGCGCTGGCCGTTGCTGGCGATGGCGTCGCTGTCGTTGTTGGCCGCCTGCGGCGGCAAGGAAGAGGCCGAGGAGGGCGCGCAGCCGCCCGCGGTCACCGTGGCCGCGCCCCGGCTGCAGCAGGTGGCGCGCAGCGTGCGCGTGTCCGGGCCAGTGGCGGCCTACGAAGAGATGCAGCTGGGCGTCGAGCTCAACGGCCTGCGCGTGACCGCGCTCAACGTCGATGTCGGCCAGCAGGTGCGCGCCGGCCAGGTGCTGCTGACCCTGGACCACCGCAGCCTGGACAGCGACCTGGCCCAGGCCCGCGCCTCGCTGCAGCAGGCCGAGGCCTCGCTGGCGCTGGCCCAGGCCAACTACCGGCGCGCCGATGTCCTCGCCGCGCAGCAGCTGGTCAGTGCCGCCCAGCTCGACGAGCTGCGCGCGGCGCGGCTGCAGGCCGAGGCCCAGGTCGCCACCGCGCGCGCCGGCCGCGACGCCGCGCAGCTGCGCCGCGACTATGCCGAACTGCGTGCGCCGTCCGACGGCATCGTCTCCAGGCGGCTGGTGCAGCCGGGCCAGGTGGTCGCGGCCGGTACCGAGCTGCTGCGCCTGATCCGCGACGGCCGCCTGGAATGGCGCGCCGAGCTGCCCGAGCAGCAGCTGGCCCTGGTCGAGGTCGGCAATCCGGTCGAACTCGACTACCAGGGCGGCACCGTCACCGGCGTGGTGCGTGCGGTCAGCCCCGGCGTGGATGCGCAGGCGCGTACCGGCACGCTCTACGCCGACCTGCCCGAGCCTGGCCCACTGAAGGCCGGCGTGTACCTGGAAGGCCGGATCACCACCGGCCGTGGCCAGGCGCTGATGCTGCCCAGCGAGGCGGTGGTCCAGCGCGATGGCCACAGCTACGTGTTCGTGCTGGGCGAGGACAACGCGGTGCAGCGCCTGCGCGTTGCCACCGGCATGTCCGAGGGCGGCCGCATCGAGATCGTCGAAGGACTGGAGCCCGGGCAGCAGGTCGTGGTCAAGGGCGCCGGTTTCCTTGGCGAAGGCGACCGCGTGCGCGTGGTCGCGGCGGCGGAGGCGGACGCGCCATGA
- a CDS encoding efflux RND transporter permease subunit codes for MNISAWAIGRPLPAVMVFFVLCVAGLWGFHKLPVARFPDIAFPMVTVTVMQPGAAPSQLEAEVTRRVEDSVATIPNIKRIMSSVNEGVSTTSIEFQLETDLATALDDTRDAVTRIRTDLPQDIQEPVISKVDIGGSLMTYALVAPRMSADEASWFVDREVTRAMYGVPGVAEVTRVGGVDRQVRVDLDPDALQAFGVTAGDVSAQLARIQVERAGGRALQSGSEQVIRTIGTVADARALEDYSISLPDGRAVRLSALARVRDAAADPAEAALLDGAPVVAFSMSRTRGSSEVEVEAGVHEALEQLKAVHPGIDFRLVTTAIDETHRSYASSMTMLWEGALLALLVVWLFLRDMRATWVSAVALPLSIIPTFAVMYWLGFSLNMITLLALAVVVGILVDDAIVEIENIVRHLRMGKSPLEAAREAAGEIGNAVIATSLTLAAVFVPVAFMPGIAGKFFREFGWTAATAVLFSLLVARLLTPMMAAYLLKPHDHQERESRLMRWYLGWVDKALRHRARTLWIATGLFVASLALVPLIPTTFIPTSDLGRSNLSLELPPGTRLEQTLDVAERARAMLSDMPELKQVYTTVGSVLDLGDPGATGVGEARKATLVLDWGLADERDRDQTTLEREVRRRLSELPGVRVSYISSEPGNVMQLVLSGDDPRQLNEAALALERDLRGIHGLGSVTSSASLLRPEIQIVPDPARAADLGVSTADIAEAARIATAGDYVQRMAKLNLPDRQIPIRVGFAESVLDNPALIGQLRVGGRNGPVPLAAVADIRMGSGPSQISRYQRQRNITLTAELSGRPLGEVMEAVQGLPSVRNLPPGVEFLNAGDAEVFVELFVGFLLAMVAGIVCIYMVLLLLFNHALMPLTILVAVPLCAGGAFGALLLTQNMLSLPALIGLLMLIGIATKNSILLVDYAVIAEDEQGMSQHDALVDACRKRARPIIMTTLAMGAGMMPIALGLSGDSSFRAPMAIAVIGGLITSTLLSLIVIPAAYTVLDDLGEWFARRFRHRSSHPARGASATD; via the coding sequence ATGAATATTTCCGCCTGGGCCATCGGCCGCCCGCTGCCGGCGGTGATGGTGTTCTTCGTGCTGTGCGTGGCCGGCTTGTGGGGCTTCCACAAGCTGCCGGTGGCACGCTTCCCCGACATCGCCTTCCCGATGGTGACGGTCACGGTGATGCAGCCCGGCGCCGCGCCCTCGCAGCTGGAGGCCGAGGTCACCCGCCGGGTCGAGGATTCGGTCGCCACCATCCCCAACATCAAGCGGATCATGTCATCGGTCAACGAGGGCGTGAGCACCACCTCGATCGAGTTCCAGCTGGAAACCGACCTGGCCACCGCGCTCGACGACACCCGCGACGCGGTCACCCGGATCCGCACCGACCTGCCGCAGGACATCCAGGAGCCGGTGATCTCCAAGGTCGACATCGGCGGCTCGCTGATGACCTACGCCCTGGTCGCGCCGCGGATGAGCGCGGACGAGGCCAGCTGGTTCGTCGACCGCGAGGTCACCCGCGCCATGTACGGCGTGCCCGGCGTGGCCGAGGTCACCCGCGTCGGCGGCGTCGACCGCCAGGTGCGCGTGGACCTGGATCCGGACGCGCTGCAGGCCTTCGGCGTCACTGCCGGCGATGTCTCCGCGCAGCTGGCGCGGATCCAGGTCGAGCGTGCCGGCGGCCGGGCGCTGCAGTCCGGCAGCGAGCAGGTGATCCGCACCATCGGCACCGTGGCCGACGCGCGCGCGCTGGAGGACTACAGCATCAGCCTGCCGGACGGACGCGCGGTGCGGCTGTCGGCACTGGCTCGGGTCCGCGATGCGGCCGCGGATCCGGCCGAAGCGGCGCTGCTGGACGGCGCGCCGGTGGTGGCGTTCTCGATGTCGCGCACCCGCGGCTCCAGCGAGGTCGAGGTCGAGGCCGGCGTGCACGAGGCCCTGGAGCAGCTCAAGGCGGTGCATCCGGGCATCGACTTCCGCCTGGTCACCACCGCCATCGACGAGACCCACCGTTCCTACGCATCGTCGATGACGATGCTGTGGGAGGGCGCGCTGCTGGCCCTGCTGGTGGTGTGGCTGTTCCTGCGCGACATGCGCGCGACCTGGGTGTCGGCGGTGGCGCTTCCGCTGTCGATCATCCCGACCTTCGCGGTGATGTACTGGCTGGGCTTCAGCCTCAACATGATCACCCTGCTGGCGCTGGCCGTGGTGGTCGGCATCCTGGTGGACGACGCGATCGTGGAGATCGAGAACATCGTCCGCCACCTGCGCATGGGCAAGAGCCCGCTGGAGGCGGCGCGCGAGGCCGCCGGCGAGATCGGCAACGCGGTGATCGCCACCTCGCTGACCCTGGCCGCGGTGTTCGTGCCGGTGGCGTTCATGCCCGGCATCGCCGGCAAGTTCTTCCGCGAGTTCGGCTGGACTGCGGCCACCGCGGTGTTGTTCTCGTTGCTGGTGGCGCGCCTGCTGACGCCGATGATGGCCGCCTACCTGCTCAAGCCGCACGACCACCAGGAGCGCGAGTCGCGGCTGATGCGCTGGTACCTGGGCTGGGTGGACAAGGCCCTGCGCCATCGTGCCCGCACCCTTTGGATCGCCACCGGCCTGTTCGTGGCCTCGCTGGCGCTGGTGCCGCTGATCCCGACCACCTTCATCCCGACCTCGGACCTGGGCCGCAGCAACCTCAGCCTGGAGCTGCCGCCGGGCACGCGCCTGGAGCAGACGCTGGACGTGGCCGAGCGCGCCCGCGCCATGCTCTCCGACATGCCGGAGCTCAAGCAGGTCTACACCACGGTCGGCAGCGTGCTCGACCTCGGCGATCCCGGTGCCACCGGCGTGGGCGAGGCGCGCAAGGCCACCCTGGTGCTGGACTGGGGCCTGGCCGACGAGCGCGACCGCGACCAGACCACGCTGGAGCGCGAGGTGCGCCGGCGCCTGTCGGAACTGCCGGGCGTGCGGGTGAGCTACATCAGCTCCGAGCCGGGCAACGTCATGCAGCTGGTGCTCTCCGGCGACGATCCGCGCCAGCTCAACGAGGCGGCGCTGGCACTGGAACGAGACCTGCGCGGCATCCACGGCCTGGGCAGCGTGACCTCCTCGGCCTCGCTGCTGCGGCCGGAGATCCAGATCGTCCCCGACCCGGCGCGCGCCGCCGACCTGGGCGTGTCCACCGCCGACATCGCCGAGGCCGCGCGCATCGCCACGGCCGGCGACTACGTGCAGCGCATGGCCAAGCTCAACCTGCCGGACCGGCAGATCCCGATCCGGGTCGGCTTCGCCGAGTCGGTGCTGGACAACCCGGCCCTGATCGGCCAGCTGCGGGTGGGTGGGCGCAACGGCCCGGTGCCGCTGGCGGCGGTGGCCGACATCCGCATGGGCAGCGGTCCCTCGCAGATCTCGCGCTACCAGCGCCAGCGCAACATCACCCTGACGGCTGAACTGAGCGGGCGCCCGCTGGGCGAGGTGATGGAGGCGGTGCAGGGCCTACCCAGCGTGCGCAACCTGCCGCCGGGCGTGGAGTTCCTCAACGCCGGCGACGCCGAGGTGTTCGTGGAACTGTTCGTCGGCTTCCTGCTGGCGATGGTGGCCGGCATCGTCTGCATCTACATGGTGCTGCTGCTGCTGTTCAACCACGCGCTGATGCCGCTGACCATCCTGGTGGCGGTACCGCTGTGCGCCGGTGGTGCCTTCGGTGCGCTGCTGCTGACCCAGAACATGCTGTCGCTGCCGGCGCTGATCGGCCTGCTGATGCTGATCGGCATCGCCACCAAGAACTCGATCCTGCTGGTGGACTACGCGGTGATCGCCGAGGACGAGCAGGGCATGAGCCAGCATGACGCCCTGGTCGACGCCTGCCGCAAGCGTGCACGCCCGATCATCATGACCACCCTGGCGATGGGCGCGGGCATGATGCCGATCGCGCTGGGCCTGTCCGGCGATTCCAGCTTCCGCGCGCCGATGGCGATCGCGGTGATCGGCGGCCTGATCACCTCGACCCTGCTGAGCCTGATCGTGATCCCGGCCGCGTACACGGTGCTGGACGACCTTGGCGAGTGGTTCGCGCGGCGCTTCCGCCACCGCTCCAGCCATCCGGCGCGCGGGGCCAGCGCGACGGACTGA
- a CDS encoding M28 family metallopeptidase: MAGVLRGVVLAGLWLAAGAAAAAEERVDLDMVAKIRQEAFARSQVAANLKELTETVGPRLTASPAYVRSTAWARGKLQGYGLANVREEVFDPAFGRGWEYRSSRVEMLAPREMPIHAAPKAWTPGTRGAVEGEVVKVALKTSEDLGKHKGTLRGKIVLLDDARAYKPADRPDFRRHTGESLGELQTFPVPAEAGDDAQEKRLAEYRKRQAFSRELNTFLQEEGALAALSISSWDNGILRVTGAASRKAGEPTGVTELVLAAEHYNQLVRAVERKQDVRLRLDVDAGFTSEEDLPAANVFADLPGAGKADEVVIIGAHLDSWHTGTGASDNGAGVVVMMEAMRILKAIGAKPRRTIRLALWGGEEQGLHGSSNYVARYLADWPEPTDPEQKALPRAFQRGTGPLQRQRGYERFSTYFNFDNGTGRIRGIYAQENHAAVPVFKAWLEPFHDLGAEIVSTRNTGSTDHIAFDRVGLPGFQFVQDPADYMSRVHHTHLDTYDHVVPEDLKQAAAIIASFAWHAANREQRFPRKPFRDRDE; the protein is encoded by the coding sequence GTGGCAGGCGTCTTGCGTGGGGTGGTGTTGGCGGGACTGTGGCTGGCGGCAGGCGCCGCGGCGGCAGCGGAAGAGCGGGTCGACCTGGACATGGTCGCGAAGATCCGCCAGGAAGCGTTCGCGCGGTCGCAGGTGGCCGCCAACCTCAAGGAACTGACCGAGACCGTCGGGCCGCGCCTGACCGCCTCGCCGGCCTACGTGCGCTCCACCGCCTGGGCGCGCGGCAAGCTGCAGGGCTACGGCCTGGCCAACGTCCGCGAGGAAGTGTTCGACCCGGCGTTCGGCCGCGGCTGGGAATACCGTTCCTCGCGCGTGGAGATGCTCGCGCCGCGCGAAATGCCGATCCATGCCGCGCCCAAGGCGTGGACGCCAGGTACCCGCGGCGCGGTCGAGGGTGAGGTGGTCAAGGTCGCGCTCAAGACCAGCGAGGACCTCGGGAAGCACAAGGGCACGCTGCGCGGGAAGATCGTCCTGCTCGACGACGCGCGCGCCTACAAGCCGGCCGACCGCCCGGATTTCCGCCGCCATACCGGGGAGAGCCTGGGCGAGCTGCAGACCTTCCCGGTCCCGGCCGAGGCCGGCGACGACGCCCAGGAGAAGCGCCTGGCCGAGTACCGCAAGCGCCAGGCCTTCTCGCGCGAGCTCAACACCTTCCTCCAGGAGGAGGGCGCGCTGGCCGCGCTGTCGATCAGCTCCTGGGACAACGGCATCCTGCGCGTGACCGGCGCGGCTTCGCGCAAGGCCGGCGAGCCGACGGGCGTCACCGAGCTGGTGCTGGCCGCCGAGCACTACAACCAGCTGGTGCGCGCGGTCGAGCGCAAGCAGGACGTGCGCCTGCGCCTGGACGTCGATGCGGGTTTCACCAGCGAGGAGGACCTGCCGGCGGCCAACGTGTTCGCCGACCTGCCCGGGGCGGGCAAGGCCGACGAGGTCGTGATCATCGGCGCGCACCTGGATTCCTGGCACACCGGCACCGGCGCCAGCGACAACGGCGCCGGCGTGGTGGTGATGATGGAGGCCATGCGCATCCTCAAGGCGATCGGCGCCAAGCCCAGGCGCACCATCCGCCTGGCGCTGTGGGGCGGCGAGGAGCAGGGCCTGCACGGCTCCTCCAACTACGTCGCCAGGTACCTGGCCGACTGGCCGGAACCGACCGATCCCGAGCAGAAGGCGCTGCCGCGCGCGTTCCAGCGCGGCACCGGCCCGCTGCAGCGCCAGCGCGGCTACGAGCGGTTCTCGACCTACTTCAACTTCGACAACGGCACCGGCCGCATCCGTGGCATCTACGCCCAGGAGAACCACGCCGCCGTGCCGGTGTTCAAGGCCTGGCTGGAGCCGTTCCACGACCTCGGCGCGGAGATCGTCTCCACCCGCAACACCGGCAGCACCGACCACATCGCCTTCGACCGCGTCGGCCTGCCGGGCTTCCAGTTCGTGCAGGACCCGGCCGACTACATGAGCCGCGTCCACCACACCCACCTGGATACCTACGACCACGTGGTGCCGGAAGACCTCAAGCAGGCCGCGGCGATCATCGCCTCGTTCGCCTGGCATGCGGCCAACCGCGAACAGCGCTTCCCGCGCAAGCCGTTCCGCGACCGCGACGAGTAG
- the nth gene encoding endonuclease III produces the protein MSSVASKRAAAAKSAKKPAAKTVAKKATKSAAAGKAVAKPRIRARAGRLAKPEVHELFSRLRELNPRPTTELEYSTPFELLVAVALSAQATDVGVNKATRRLFPVANTPAAILALGEDGLKQYINTIGLFNAKAANVIATCRILLEKHGGEVPREREALEALPGVGRKTANVVLNTAFGEPTIAVDTHIFRVSNRTGLAPGKDVRAVEDELLRTVPAEFMQDAHHWLILHGRYVCKARKPECPRCVIRDLCRFPDKTPGSAED, from the coding sequence ATGAGCAGCGTGGCCAGCAAGCGTGCTGCCGCGGCCAAGTCGGCAAAGAAGCCGGCGGCAAAGACGGTGGCAAAGAAGGCCACGAAATCCGCGGCGGCCGGCAAGGCCGTGGCCAAGCCACGCATCCGTGCCCGTGCCGGGCGACTGGCGAAGCCCGAAGTGCACGAGCTGTTCTCGCGCCTGCGCGAACTCAATCCGCGCCCGACCACCGAGCTGGAATACAGCACGCCGTTCGAGTTGCTGGTGGCGGTGGCGCTGTCGGCCCAGGCCACCGATGTGGGCGTCAACAAGGCGACCCGTCGCCTGTTCCCGGTGGCCAATACGCCCGCGGCGATCCTGGCCCTGGGCGAGGACGGGCTGAAGCAGTACATCAACACCATCGGCCTGTTCAACGCCAAGGCCGCGAACGTGATCGCCACCTGCCGGATCCTGCTGGAGAAGCACGGCGGCGAAGTGCCGCGCGAGCGCGAGGCGCTGGAGGCGCTGCCCGGCGTCGGCCGCAAGACCGCCAACGTGGTCCTCAACACCGCATTCGGCGAGCCGACCATCGCGGTGGACACGCATATCTTCCGCGTCTCCAACCGCACCGGCCTGGCCCCGGGCAAGGACGTGCGCGCGGTCGAGGACGAGCTGCTGCGCACGGTGCCGGCGGAGTTCATGCAGGACGCCCACCACTGGCTGATCCTGCACGGCCGCTACGTGTGCAAGGCACGCAAGCCGGAATGCCCGCGCTGCGTGATCCGCGACCTGTGCCGGTTCCCGGACAAGACGCCCGGCAGCGCCGAAGACTGA
- a CDS encoding enoyl-CoA hydratase/isomerase family protein: MASSPVTVRDAEGVRTLTIDRPERLNALDRQTLEALDAAFAAAAGDEAVRVVVLTGAGPKAFVAGADIAEMNQLDAIAAREFSLLGQRLMRRIERMPKPVLAAVNGFALGGGLELAMACHLRIAADSARMGQPEINLGLVPGFGGTQRLVRLCGRAAALELCLLGKPIDAARAQQLGLVNRVVPAAELESEVAALAGSLARAAPLALRAILDAVVIGGECALEEGLQFESAQFALLFATEDMREGTTAFLEKRAPQFRKR, from the coding sequence ATGGCGTCCAGTCCCGTTACCGTCCGCGACGCCGAAGGCGTGCGTACCCTGACCATCGACCGCCCCGAGCGGCTCAACGCCCTGGACCGGCAGACCCTGGAGGCGCTGGACGCGGCCTTCGCCGCGGCCGCCGGGGACGAGGCCGTGCGCGTGGTGGTGCTCACCGGCGCCGGCCCCAAGGCCTTCGTCGCCGGCGCCGACATCGCCGAGATGAACCAGCTCGACGCGATCGCCGCGCGCGAGTTCTCCCTGCTGGGCCAGCGCCTGATGCGCCGGATCGAGCGCATGCCCAAGCCGGTGCTGGCCGCGGTCAACGGCTTCGCCCTTGGCGGCGGCCTGGAACTGGCGATGGCCTGCCACCTGCGCATTGCCGCCGACAGCGCCCGCATGGGCCAGCCGGAGATCAACCTGGGCCTGGTCCCGGGCTTCGGCGGCACCCAGCGCCTGGTGCGCCTGTGCGGCCGCGCCGCGGCGCTGGAGCTGTGCCTGCTCGGCAAGCCCATCGATGCCGCCCGCGCCCAGCAGCTGGGCCTGGTGAACCGGGTGGTCCCGGCCGCGGAACTCGAGTCCGAGGTCGCGGCGCTTGCCGGCAGCCTGGCCAGGGCCGCGCCGCTGGCGCTGCGCGCGATCCTCGACGCGGTGGTGATCGGCGGCGAGTGCGCACTGGAGGAGGGCCTGCAGTTCGAGAGCGCGCAGTTCGCCCTGCTGTTCGCCACCGAGGACATGCGCGAGGGCACGACCGCGTTCCTGGAGAAGCGCGCGCCGCAGTTCCGCAAGCGCTGA
- a CDS encoding FKBP-type peptidyl-prolyl cis-trans isomerase N-terminal domain-containing protein: MKLRPIAVALAAMAVAGSAFAQDTTSEKGKLSYYFGYDYGNNLAELQARGEQLDVNSVVKGLQDALGKKEPAITADQLKPALEAFQQREQSRAQQAKAQYDKVAAENKTRSDQFITSFKGQAGVKTLPSGVAYKVIEAGNGAKPTQASTVQLEVAGPYPYGQRPEQARPAQQIPGMKVSEVEMAAMREVLLQMPAGSKWEVALPPDKAYGADPRTGFPPNVAVVFEIKLVSVK, encoded by the coding sequence ATGAAGTTGCGTCCGATTGCTGTCGCCCTCGCCGCCATGGCCGTGGCCGGCAGTGCCTTCGCCCAGGACACCACGTCCGAGAAGGGCAAGCTGAGCTATTACTTCGGCTACGACTATGGCAACAACCTTGCCGAACTGCAGGCCCGTGGCGAGCAGCTCGACGTCAATTCGGTGGTCAAGGGCCTGCAGGACGCCCTGGGCAAGAAGGAGCCCGCCATCACCGCCGACCAGCTGAAGCCGGCCCTGGAAGCCTTCCAGCAGCGCGAGCAGTCCCGCGCCCAGCAGGCCAAGGCCCAGTACGACAAGGTCGCGGCCGAGAACAAGACCCGCTCCGACCAGTTCATCACCAGCTTCAAGGGCCAGGCGGGCGTGAAGACCCTGCCCAGCGGCGTCGCCTACAAGGTGATCGAGGCCGGCAATGGCGCCAAGCCGACCCAGGCCAGCACCGTGCAGCTGGAAGTCGCCGGCCCGTACCCGTACGGCCAGCGTCCGGAGCAGGCGCGTCCGGCCCAGCAGATCCCGGGCATGAAGGTCAGCGAGGTCGAGATGGCCGCCATGCGCGAGGTCCTGCTGCAGATGCCGGCCGGCTCGAAGTGGGAAGTCGCCCTGCCGCCGGACAAGGCCTACGGCGCCGACCCGCGCACCGGCTTCCCGCCGAACGTGGCGGTGGTGTTCGAGATCAAGCTGGTGTCGGTCAAGTAA
- a CDS encoding CoA pyrophosphatase: MSASPDLPVSSPCIGLCRLGSDGLCEGCLRSGPEIGAWSRMDEVQRRYLMEDVLQQRQSQRQAFMQRLRERSELERVLHPLRHPPREQGWNRDELSDLLLPDRRPAEAAVLVGLVPRGDGTRVLLTLRTDGLRHHGGQVSFPGGRVEASDRGVLGAALRESDEEIALPLHKVAPLGYLDPLLTISGFRITPVVAAIDPDFNPRPEPGEVAQVFEVPLDYLMEPSRLRSIDMDYRGRTRTVLEYDWPGQRIWGATAAILYNLRRRLEEGA; encoded by the coding sequence GTGAGCGCGAGTCCCGATCTTCCCGTATCCAGCCCGTGCATCGGGCTTTGCCGCCTCGGCAGCGACGGCCTGTGCGAAGGTTGCCTGCGCAGCGGCCCGGAGATCGGCGCCTGGTCGCGGATGGACGAGGTGCAGCGCCGGTACCTGATGGAGGACGTGTTGCAGCAACGCCAGAGCCAGCGCCAGGCCTTCATGCAGCGGCTGCGCGAGCGCAGCGAGCTGGAGCGGGTACTGCATCCGCTGCGCCACCCGCCGCGCGAGCAGGGTTGGAACCGCGACGAGCTGAGCGACCTGCTGCTGCCCGACCGCCGGCCCGCCGAGGCCGCGGTGCTGGTCGGCCTGGTCCCGCGCGGCGACGGCACGCGGGTGCTGCTGACCCTGCGCACCGACGGCCTGCGCCACCACGGTGGCCAGGTCAGCTTCCCCGGCGGGCGGGTCGAGGCTTCCGACCGCGGAGTGCTCGGCGCGGCCCTGCGCGAGAGCGACGAGGAGATCGCGCTGCCGCTGCACAAGGTCGCGCCGCTGGGCTACCTGGACCCGCTGCTGACCATCAGCGGCTTCCGCATCACCCCGGTGGTGGCCGCGATCGATCCGGACTTCAATCCGCGCCCGGAGCCGGGTGAGGTGGCGCAGGTGTTCGAGGTGCCGCTGGACTACCTGATGGAGCCCTCGCGCCTGCGCAGCATCGACATGGACTACCGCGGGCGCACCCGCACCGTGCTCGAATACGACTGGCCCGGCCAGCGGATCTGGGGCGCGACCGCGGCGATCCTGTACAACCTGAGGCGACGCCTGGAGGAGGGCGCATGA
- a CDS encoding sulfurtransferase: MSEMGWTTLVDVPTLAAGLDNPRLRLLDARAVLTDPAAGAAAFAAAHLPRARHADLDRDLSDHGVEGEGRHPLPAAADFARRVGEWGIAPEHQVVVYDAGDGSMAAARAWWLLRMLGHTRVAVLDGGLAAWRAAGLPESSDDAGAPAPLPPYPSPGYDPQRIATAADVLQRLDEPTGWLFDARGAERFRGEVEPIDPVAGHVPGAVNRPFTMNLRDGRFRPADELRAELEPLLHGRAPGDAVLMCGSGVTACHLLLAMEHAGLPGAKVFAGSWSGWIADPARPVAQGAQA, encoded by the coding sequence ATGAGCGAGATGGGCTGGACCACCCTGGTCGACGTTCCCACGCTGGCCGCTGGGCTCGACAACCCGCGCCTGCGCCTGCTCGATGCGCGCGCGGTGCTGACCGATCCGGCCGCCGGCGCCGCCGCCTTCGCCGCCGCACATCTGCCGCGCGCGCGCCATGCCGACCTGGACCGCGACCTGTCCGACCACGGCGTGGAGGGCGAAGGCCGGCATCCGCTGCCGGCCGCGGCGGATTTCGCCCGCCGGGTGGGCGAGTGGGGCATCGCCCCGGAACACCAGGTGGTGGTCTACGACGCCGGCGACGGCAGCATGGCCGCGGCCCGCGCCTGGTGGCTGCTGCGCATGCTGGGCCATACACGGGTGGCGGTGCTCGATGGCGGCCTGGCCGCCTGGCGTGCCGCAGGCCTTCCCGAATCCAGCGATGACGCCGGCGCCCCGGCGCCGCTGCCGCCGTATCCCTCGCCGGGCTACGACCCGCAGCGCATCGCCACCGCGGCCGACGTGCTGCAGCGGCTGGACGAGCCCACCGGCTGGCTGTTCGATGCGCGCGGCGCCGAGCGCTTCCGCGGCGAGGTCGAACCGATCGACCCGGTCGCCGGCCACGTGCCAGGCGCGGTCAACCGCCCGTTCACCATGAACCTGCGCGATGGCCGCTTCCGTCCGGCCGATGAGCTGCGCGCGGAGCTGGAGCCGTTGCTGCACGGCCGCGCACCCGGCGATGCCGTGCTGATGTGCGGCTCGGGTGTCACCGCCTGCCACCTGCTGCTGGCGATGGAACATGCCGGCCTGCCGGGCGCGAAAGTGTTCGCCGGTTCCTGGAGCGGCTGGATCGCCGATCCCGCCCGCCCGGTCGCGCAAGGCGCCCAGGCATAG